The following are from one region of the Mycetohabitans rhizoxinica HKI 454 genome:
- a CDS encoding SDR family oxidoreductase, with amino-acid sequence MAQTADLSNPILTGKTALITGGARGLGAAICDELARAGMNIVVADLHEEQARETAAELGRHGVKVVWQRIDVSDEASVQQAMHTIHESVGELDVVVNNAAIDVTAAIEEVEVAAWQRVLMTNLFGPYLICRAVVPMMKARGDGHIVNIASTASKRAWPNASAYHATKWGLLGFSHALHAELRPAGVRVSSIVAGGMRTPFLLDRFPDIDVDTLQPPQNVAAAVRFVLTQPPGTVIPEVMVLPMKETSWP; translated from the coding sequence GTGGCACAGACTGCAGACCTATCGAACCCGATTCTAACTGGCAAGACAGCGTTAATCACCGGAGGCGCCCGTGGCCTCGGTGCGGCGATATGCGACGAGTTGGCACGCGCCGGCATGAACATCGTCGTGGCCGATCTTCATGAGGAGCAGGCGCGTGAAACCGCGGCTGAGTTGGGCCGGCACGGCGTCAAAGTCGTATGGCAACGGATTGACGTCAGCGACGAGGCCTCGGTGCAACAGGCCATGCACACGATACACGAGTCGGTGGGCGAGCTCGATGTGGTCGTGAACAACGCGGCGATTGATGTGACGGCCGCGATCGAGGAAGTGGAGGTCGCCGCGTGGCAGCGCGTGCTGATGACGAACCTGTTCGGCCCCTATCTAATATGCCGGGCGGTCGTGCCGATGATGAAGGCCCGAGGCGACGGCCATATCGTCAACATCGCATCGACCGCTTCAAAACGCGCATGGCCGAACGCCTCCGCGTACCACGCGACGAAGTGGGGGCTGCTGGGCTTCTCGCATGCGCTGCATGCGGAGCTGCGTCCAGCCGGGGTCCGTGTGTCGTCCATTGTGGCTGGCGGCATGCGCACACCGTTCTTGCTGGACCGATTCCCCGATATCGACGTCGACACGCTGCAGCCACCCCAAAACGTGGCCGCGGCGGTACGGTTCGTGTTGACGCAGCCGCCCGGCACGGTGATCCCTGAAGTCATGGTGCTGCCAATGAAGGAAACGTCATGGCCGTAA
- a CDS encoding D-glycero-alpha-D-manno-heptose-1,7-bisphosphate 7-phosphatase: MAVTGAGRGAVLLDKDGTLLKNVPYNVDPARMVLAPGAAQALRRLGALGMPLAVVSNQPGVALGCFPEVALCAVRERLCALFREHGAVLAGFFYCPHHPKGAVAHYAIECDCRKPRSALLTQALAFLDATPQYSWMVGDILDDIEAGRGAGCRTILVDCGNETEWRRSPQREPDFVVERLDAAAHIIAAQRNDTPAERIGQEAAI; this comes from the coding sequence ATGGCCGTAACAGGAGCCGGCCGCGGCGCGGTGCTGTTGGACAAGGACGGCACATTGCTAAAAAACGTGCCCTACAATGTCGACCCGGCGCGCATGGTGCTGGCGCCGGGCGCCGCACAAGCACTACGCCGGCTTGGTGCACTGGGCATGCCACTCGCGGTGGTGTCGAACCAGCCCGGTGTGGCGCTTGGCTGTTTTCCCGAGGTGGCGCTGTGCGCCGTACGTGAGCGGCTTTGTGCGCTGTTTCGCGAGCACGGTGCAGTGCTCGCCGGGTTCTTCTATTGCCCGCACCATCCGAAGGGGGCGGTGGCGCACTACGCGATCGAATGCGATTGCCGTAAGCCGCGATCGGCGTTGCTGACGCAGGCCCTCGCGTTTCTGGACGCCACGCCGCAGTACAGTTGGATGGTCGGGGACATCCTCGATGATATCGAAGCGGGTCGTGGCGCAGGTTGTCGCACGATCCTGGTCGATTGCGGCAACGAAACTGAATGGCGGCGCAGCCCGCAGCGTGAGCCGGACTTCGTGGTCGAGCGGCTCGACGCCGCGGCCCACATCATCGCCGCGCAGCGCAACGACACGCCCGCCGAGAGGATCGGACAGGAGGCGGCAATATGA